In a genomic window of Wyeomyia smithii strain HCP4-BCI-WySm-NY-G18 chromosome 1, ASM2978416v1, whole genome shotgun sequence:
- the LOC129728144 gene encoding high mobility group protein B1-like → MSDTEVVEPKKGRGRPANPEKNSVTPKKRARAVSPKDKVDEKEKEKDKALASDEEPSAKRGRGRPKGTTKKAPKAKKPEAKKGRGRAKKKPTKDESSEDEEDEEDEENDSEDNEENDESDS, encoded by the exons ATGTCGGACACAGAGGTCGTTGAACCGAAAAAGGGTCGAGGCCGCCCTGCCAATCCCGAAAAG AATAGCGTTACTCCAAAGAAACGTGCACGCGCTGTTTCACCAAAGGACAAAGTCGACGAAAAAGAGAAGGAAAAGGATAAGGCGCTAGCTTCAGATGAAGAGCCCTCGGCGAAACGAGGTCGGGGCAGGCCCAAGGGTACAACAAAAAAGGCGCCAAAGGCTAAAAAACCGGAAGCCAAAAAAGGACGCGGTAGAGCCAAAAAGAAGCCCACTAAGGACGAGTCCAGCGAAGATGAAGAGGATGAAGAAGACGAGGAGAATGATAGTGAGGACAACGAGGAGAATGACGAGTCCGACTCCTAA